The following nucleotide sequence is from Methanofollis fontis.
GCTTATCTCGGTCGAGATGATCGCCCTTGCCGCACCCTTCGGACTCCTCGCGGGGATTGCCATCGCCACCGGGCGCACCTACGGCGGGTGGGGGATCATGCAGGTCTGCCGCTGGTACGTGATCCTGATCAAGGGCTGCCCGCTCCTGCTGTTGCTCTTCATCATCTATTATGGTCTGCCGTCCCTCGGGATCGTCTTCGAACCATTCGTGGCGGCGGTGATCGGGTTCATCCTCTGCAACGGCGCCTACAACTCCGAATATATCAGGGGCGCCATGCTCTCGGTGAAGGAGGGGCAGATGACGGCCGCCGAGGCGCTCGGGATGAGCCGCGCCCAGGCGATCCGCTATATCATCCTGCCGCAGGCGCTCAGGCGTGCCATCCCAGGGATTTCGAATGAGTTCATCTACCTGATCAAGTACTCCTCCCTCGCCTACATGATCACGGTGATCGAGCTCACCGGCGCCGGCAAGATTGTCGCTGCCAAGTACTTTGCCTATTTCGAGACCTTTGCAGTGGTGGGGATCTTCTATCTGGTGCTGGTGAGTCTTGCCACACTCGCCCTCGGGTATCTGGAGCGGAGGCTTGCCGTCCCCGGGCTGATGTCGTAAGAGGCGGTGT
It contains:
- a CDS encoding amino acid ABC transporter permease codes for the protein MSEADFFLDVLLPALSKGALISVEMIALAAPFGLLAGIAIATGRTYGGWGIMQVCRWYVILIKGCPLLLLLFIIYYGLPSLGIVFEPFVAAVIGFILCNGAYNSEYIRGAMLSVKEGQMTAAEALGMSRAQAIRYIILPQALRRAIPGISNEFIYLIKYSSLAYMITVIELTGAGKIVAAKYFAYFETFAVVGIFYLVLVSLATLALGYLERRLAVPGLMS